One segment of Triticum aestivum cultivar Chinese Spring chromosome 2A, IWGSC CS RefSeq v2.1, whole genome shotgun sequence DNA contains the following:
- the LOC123185179 gene encoding uncharacterized protein, protein MAASSSFPWPEPSPTREVMLCSSVGLVCIAYNLRFELKPSTTSPSGRLPRHGHGAIAVDLHHRRLPAVRGTSTTSLEMLESRSQTPPSTMTPTTPEVPTTTCSPLTTTRSS, encoded by the exons ATGGCCGCGTCATCGTCGTTCCCATGGCCGGAGCCGTCCCCGACCCGTGAGGTTATGCTCTGCAGCTCCGTTGGCCTCGTCTGCATCGCCTACAACCTTCGGTTCGAGCTGAAGCCCTCCACAACCTCGCCATCTGGTCGTCTTCCCCGCCACGGCCACGGCGCCATCGCCGTGGATCTCCATCACCGGCGCCTCCCGGCGGTTCGAGGCACGTCCACGACCTCCCTCGAA atgctggagtccaggagccagacgccaccgtcgacgatgacccctactacaccggaggtgcctactactacgtgcagcccgctgacgacgaccaggagtagttag